The segment CTGGAAGTTCACATCATGTATTTCACTCTTTGAATCCCAGACCCTGAATGTTTCAAACCTCTCCTTCCCAAAGACATTTCAAAACCACTCTGATATTTATCTCTCATTTAAACTTTTCTGCATATGAGCCATGCACTGTTGCAGCTATCAAAGCAGCAAGGTGGGGAGCCCCAGCAGATTTTCCTTAATTTTGTGGCTTTACACCACTGAATTTGTTTGAGGCTACTTGTTCTTGGCTTCAAAGTTTTCTGTGATACCTCTGCTTTGTGGTGAACTAGTTTGGCATTCAGCATTTTCCAGgcccaaaattaaaaatacctccTGCTAAAGattctgctgaagaaaacaaccatatggctttttttccttctaaggTGGATTTGGGGGGATCTTGTATGGTGCTGGAGAAATTCATGGGGCTGCTGCCCTGATGCACACCTGGACAGAAGAAGCTGTAGGCTGGGGCTCTGGGTGCAGATGTGGCAGATGCTGTTTGGCAGCTGTTGAGACATCTGCACTGAGCTGGGGAAGAACCTCCTGGGGTGAAGGCATCAAGAGGTGACAGTGTGTGGAAGGGGGGACCTGGCACCAAACCCCATCATTGACTCCATCACCATGGCCCAGCCATGGCTCCATCTCTGCATCTGCCTCCAGACCCCAGGTAAGATGGAAAAATCTCTTAAGGCAGCTAAAATCATGCTGGagcctctcctcctttctgctccagcacagggaaTGCAGCATCCAGATGATGCAAGTTTAAATATACAGGAGTAGTATAGATCTACAGGATATTCTTACCCATCAGAGCAGAACTTCAGACAATGCTTTAGCTTTTGGTAAATACCATAATTTAGGTTTTTTGTGAGACTGAAGTGATcaggaggttggactagatgatcacTGTAGATCCTTTCCAAGTGAAATAGTACATTCTGTTCTGTACTACTCTATTCTGTACTATTCTACTCCACTCTATTCTAAAGCAATATATAATGGCATAGACACCACAGAGTTTGTTTTTACTGCACCCTCTTAGTGCAGATGGACTGTGGGAAGCTGCTGATGGAGAAGTTAAAGTTGCAGCTGTCTGTGTAATGCAAAGGTGATTGACATCCCATCAAATTTATGTCTAAACCTACACAAGAACCCGATGTTTCCCaagagccacagaaaaaaattggtgTCTTGTAACACCATGCTGCCTTCTGCTTATTGCAGACAGGTTACAGGGGTTCTGGCCTGAATATATGCAGGCAGTGTCAGAACAAAGTGGTAGAATTACACTTTACAGGACAAATGGAAATTGTTGAGAGTTTGAAACACCTGCTAAATGTCTCTATGGGGCTGCCAGCTCAAGCTGATCCCTCGAGGATGTTGCAGGGGGACACCAGGAAAAGGAACAGGGAGGTTTCTGGGGGGTGAAGGTTTGGCTGAGGATGAGTTTTCTGCTCTGGCTCCTTCCCAACTCACCCAGCTGGAGCTTGACCACTggctcagagctgagctgagttCTCCAGGATCCCTTCTGATGCCTTCTTATTCATCTTGTAATCTCTCCAGCAGTTCAAGAAAAAGGTTTTCATGGGGGGTGTTGATTTTCCTATATCCAGCAGTCAGACCTCAGGGGACAGTGAAACCACCACACCCCACAGCTGCACACATTTCATCCCCTAAAAAGCCACCCTGGTGTTTGCCAGAGCAAAAGGCAGGGATTGAGAGGCTTGAAGTCTGAAACTTGAAAATTATTGATTTTAGTGATAAGGAGACATTTATATTGTGGCAGAACCAGAGGGTGGGGtgaaaatgctgcagctgctgctgtgcaacACCTGAATTTCAGCATTGCAATATTAGGGCTGAAGCCTGCTTGtctctgcagcacctctgcagcCAGGGGGTCACCagtgcagggacaggggaagacTCTGGGCCTGTGTCAGTCACCAGATCCCCCCTCTCTGCCTGTCCCTAAAAGGGACATGGGAGACATCAGGGCCCTGAGCCACAGGGGTGGCTTCAGCTGTTCTTGTGCTCATGCAAACCAGTTCCCACACGACTGAGTCTGCAGGGCTCTACAAGGCTGTTTGCTACCACTACTGTAAAAAGCGTTGGGATTTTGAAGGAATAGGGACattttaaggtaaaaaaaaaagagaaaaggccAAACCTTTGTTTTGTGGAGCTTTTTGCACAGCTTAAAAACAGGCCTGGGAAACAGTTGGGGGATGCAAGAGAATCCTTATCTTCAGAGGGGTGTTTTTCAAGTGGTTTTGGAGTATCTTCATCTTCGTGGGACTGTTTGCTGAGCAGAAAGGATCACGAGTTACCTGCTATCATTTCCACAAGGACACATCCTCgctcacacacagacactgctCACATCTGCCTGGGCCAAAGACATCTCAGATAATTTCCACAAAAGCTGCAAACCCAAACAGGGCAACACGATGCCAAACCAAGGCTTTCAACCCCACCACtacccctccctccctctcttttcccaggtCTGGaacttcataaaaaaataatgtcatcTGAAAAGTAATATAAATTTGGATCATTTTGAGATGCTTTGCACAGTTTTTGTCTTCTTATGCACCTGAGATGACATTTATTGGTGTTGCATCTGTTAGAATAAAAATCTGGCCAATAAGGGAAGAGCTTCAAAATAAATCTGCTGAAAGAGAGGTGAAGTGTCACCAAAAatgtgagagaaaaagagggcaggaggggagcaaGTGGGGttgcccttcccagcccagaggACACCTATTAatcctccctccatccctctctctgcCACTGAGCCCCCTCCCTAGATCACTGCTTACTATGCAAACTCTACCTATAGAAGTAGGCTTGACAAAAAAATAGCTCAGGCACCCAAAAAGCCTCTGGAGGAGCATGGGAGCatcctgatggagctgctgtgtcTTGCTTGTGTGATCCCCCTGGTCTGTAACTATCTGATCTTCTTAAGCCCACAAAGGAAATCTGTGCTCagcatggaagaaaataatgacaAGAAAATAATAGCTCTCTATTCCTGTCTCCTTTTAGTTAGGCTTCTGTATGAATCTATTTTTATCCCAGACTCCAGAGCATATTTTAGCACAAACCAGCAATAGAACAGAAATCCTCTGTGAGCTGAAAAAGGAGTCTGCTGGGGTGTACTGGTACTGCTGGAGCCAGGAGAGACAAAATTGTGAGTTCTTGCTATTTTCCAACCTTTTGAGCAAAGCCACACAGGACACTTGTCCTGTGTGTTGGCACAGACACCAACCAGGACAAGTTTAGAGTCCACAGGGTGAGTCCCAGCACCTCTTACAGGCTGCACATCAGCCACCTCCACACCTCAGACAATGGCACCTACTGCTGCTCCAtctcccagtcctcccagctcctcctgggcacTGGGACACGACTTGTTGTAGGTAAGCATCACCCCCAGGGCTCAAAAATGTGCCACCAGCAGGCTGAAAAGAGGTCCCCTGGGCAAGGGGTGACGTGTGTGGGTTGGCCCTTTGCAATTTTGAGATACAGGGTTGGGGTTCTGGAGTTTTTCTGCAGAGACCTATGAGACTGGGTaaggcagaaaacacagaaaacagctAAATTTTAGGTCAGCTGCAAGTGGCAGGATTTTTTCCACCAGCATTTGCTCTGCTGTGGTCATGCCTTGAGCACTGCATTGGTCCTAATGTTTCAGGATTTCTGTGGGAAAGCCCCTCAGGCCCTGGTGTTGCCATGTGCCCTGTGCTCTTCTCATCCCCTGTGGCACTTGGGGTGAGAGGCTGGACATgttccctgctcagctcccagctccttccttgcCCTGCTTCCTCCTTCCAAGTGGCAAGAGCAGTATCAAGGCCAGAGGACTTCACCCCTGGCACCTCTTTGCTGGGTCTGACTGAGGGTTTTAAGCCTGTCCTTCAAATAAAGGATGGAATTGGGATTTACTTCTCCAAGCTCACACTCCACCACCACTGGGGAGCTCCAAACAGGAATCAGAGCTGTCTGCAGGTGGCACTGGGGGAAATGATGCTTTACAGACCCCAGGCCATCCAGCTGCTCTTTTCAGCCTATTTCCCCTTTGACCAcagagcaggaggtgatggagaaaaaataaagtgctgGAAATAGGATTCAGCTCTTTCATTGCAGatttttagggggaaaaaataacttatttaaCCCAGATGCAGCTACGGCTGCTGGATCTAAAGCAGCCCCAATGCCCTGagctttctgttgttttattttgtacaaaTGTGCCCTGCACCTTGAGCTGCCTGAGAAATCAGTTTCGGATTCTCAGCGGCTCAACAAAAAGTTAAGATAAAGGAGAACTGGTTTTGATCAACAGGGCTCATATCTACgtgcaaagcaaagcatgaaaAGCAGGCTTGAAAAACAACACCATCAAGGACACTCCAATTAAAACTAAACACCAGCAGGTGCTCAGGGAGGGCTTTGCTgggtgttttccttttttcctctagtACACAAGATAAAACATTCCTTGTCTTCAAGTCCATTACAATGTAAAGGGAGAAACTGTCTGGAAAAATCCCAGACTCCTGGAATCTCACGTTTTCAGGTAAAATGGAGGTTTCCATAGGAATTTCTATcctgaaaagaaacaggaaaaaaaaatgcatttttgaatTACCAAAAATTTTGAATAGGTGGTGTTTGAGCAGTTGGATGTGCAGCTATCTAGAGGAATGACTGGGATATTTTCCAACTTTACAGAGAGATGAATGTTCTCCATTATAATTCAGATACACTGTAATAAATCTCACCTTCAtgttatcaggaaaaaaaaaatacccaattTTGAGCAAAGAATAGAGCAACCTGAATATGGAAAAGTACCAGGGATACCTTAAAACCTCTCCACTGCTACTAAAAATCTCCTGCAGCCCACGATCTCCTGCAATGCTGATGAGATGGTGCCTGGCAGTAAAAGTAGCTGaaagaagttttcttttcctttcctcaggtTTCTGCCCTTGTTTGCCTGGTACTTTGTTTTATTAACACTTTTACAAACTCTTGGTAACTTCTGTGGCCACAGTAAGGTTCAGGTCAggctcccaccccccctccccaggtgaCCCAGAACTTTGTGAGGCATCCCAGATGGGGCtatttttaaagccaaaatttccagcccttcctgcttgcTGTTTGAcagcttccctgcagccagTGCCATACTGAAcatcctcttctcctctttATCCATCAGCTGATGTTTTGCCTCTGCCTCTGAAGACCACTCTGGCACCAAGCTCCCAAAAACCCATGCTGTGCATCACCAAAAGCAAAGCTGCCAGtaaaaaagggacagaatcaGGGTGGCTCGTGGTGCTCTGTAAAAGCAAAATCCTTGAGGTGCTATTAAGAACCCATAACCATAACTAAGCCCAAATTCTGGATTAGAACTGA is part of the Heliangelus exortis chromosome 10, bHelExo1.hap1, whole genome shotgun sequence genome and harbors:
- the LOC139800630 gene encoding LOW QUALITY PROTEIN: T-cell surface glycoprotein CD8 beta chain-like (The sequence of the model RefSeq protein was modified relative to this genomic sequence to represent the inferred CDS: deleted 1 base in 1 codon), whose amino-acid sequence is MNLFLSQTPEHILAQTSNRTEILCELKKESAGVYWYCWSQERQNCEFLLFSNLLSKATRTLVLCVGTDTNQDKFRVHRVSPSTSYRLHISHLHTSDNGTYCCSISQSSQLLLGTGTRLVVGKHHPQGSKMCHQQAEKRSPGQGVTCVADVLPLPLKTTLAPSSQKPMLCITKSKAASKKGTESGWLVVLCKSKILEVLLRTHNHN